From the genome of Bacteroides sp. MSB163, one region includes:
- a CDS encoding sugar porter family MFS transporter codes for MKSTINFGYLVFLSVVAALGGFLFGYDTAVISGTIAQVTEQFGLDALQQGWYVGCALIGSIVGVLFAGILSDRFGRKSTMILSAVLFSTSAIGCAVSADFNQLVIYRIIGGVGIGVVSIISPLYISEVAVAQYRGRLVSLYQLAVTIGFLGAYLVNYQLLGYSMSNPDAGTGWWNLVFVSEVWRGMLGMEALPAIMFFIIIFFIPESPRWLILKGKEEKATNIFERIYTSSKEALFQLTETKSVLSSESKSEWKLLLQPGIRKAVIIGVCIAMLGQFMGVNAVLYYGPSIFENAGLSGGDSLFYQVLVGLVNTLTTVLALVIIDKIGRKKLVYYGVSGMVISLILIATYFIYGESWGISSIFLLVFFLFYVFCCAVSICAVVFVLLSEMYPTRVRGLAMSIAGFALWIGTYLIGQLTPWMLQNLTPAGTFILFAIMCVPYMLIVWKLVPETTGKSLEEIERHWMKK; via the coding sequence ATGAAGTCGACAATTAATTTTGGTTATTTAGTTTTCCTTTCGGTAGTAGCGGCTTTGGGCGGTTTTCTGTTTGGATATGATACTGCCGTAATTTCCGGTACCATTGCGCAGGTAACAGAACAGTTCGGGTTGGATGCTTTGCAACAAGGATGGTATGTAGGATGTGCATTGATCGGTTCTATCGTTGGGGTGCTTTTTGCCGGTATTTTGAGTGATAGGTTTGGGCGAAAATCTACTATGATCCTTTCAGCTGTTTTATTCTCTACATCGGCTATTGGTTGTGCCGTATCTGCAGACTTTAATCAACTGGTTATCTATCGGATTATAGGTGGTGTTGGGATAGGGGTTGTTTCTATCATTTCTCCACTTTATATTTCAGAAGTGGCTGTAGCGCAATATCGCGGACGTTTGGTTTCTCTGTATCAATTGGCGGTTACAATCGGTTTCTTAGGAGCTTATCTCGTTAATTACCAGCTTTTAGGCTATTCTATGAGTAATCCGGATGCTGGTACAGGATGGTGGAACCTAGTATTTGTATCGGAGGTGTGGAGAGGTATGTTAGGTATGGAAGCATTGCCTGCAATCATGTTTTTCATTATAATCTTTTTCATACCTGAGAGTCCTCGCTGGCTGATACTGAAAGGGAAAGAAGAAAAAGCTACAAATATTTTTGAGAGAATTTACACCTCTTCTAAGGAAGCTTTATTTCAATTGACAGAGACTAAGTCTGTATTATCATCCGAGTCTAAATCGGAATGGAAGCTCTTGTTGCAACCTGGTATAAGGAAAGCTGTTATTATCGGTGTATGTATTGCTATGTTGGGACAGTTTATGGGTGTGAATGCCGTTTTATATTATGGACCTTCTATTTTTGAAAATGCAGGTTTATCCGGAGGTGATTCTTTATTCTATCAGGTTTTAGTGGGATTGGTGAATACATTGACTACTGTATTGGCTCTTGTTATTATTGATAAAATAGGACGTAAAAAGTTGGTTTATTATGGCGTATCAGGTATGGTAATTTCTTTAATACTGATTGCAACTTACTTTATTTATGGTGAGTCCTGGGGTATCTCCAGCATTTTCCTTTTAGTATTTTTCCTTTTCTATGTATTTTGTTGTGCCGTGTCTATATGTGCTGTGGTATTTGTGCTTCTTTCTGAAATGTATCCGACCCGGGTACGCGGGCTTGCCATGTCTATTGCCGGCTTTGCTTTATGGATAGGTACATACTTGATTGGACAGTTAACCCCCTGGATGCTCCAGAATCTTACCCCCGCCGGAACATTCATTCTGTTCGCAATCATGTGTGTACCCTATATGCTGATTGTTTGGAAACTTGTTCCCGAGACCACAGGAAAGTCTTTGGAAGAGATTGAACGCCATTGGATGAAAAAATAA
- a CDS encoding SLBB domain-containing protein: MRRLIALFFSIFILVGGVMAQQMSDDQVVQYVKEAQRTGKSQKQMTTELLRRGVTKEQVARIQKKYAEHSTAADGVENKPSQLRERTSLMTDGKAIRGTSYEEAELEEQKEIIDLKRDAKATPEAPGSNIFGHSLFSSRNLSFEPSANLATPVNYRLGPGDEVIIDIWGASENTIRQTISPEGTILVRGLGPVHLSGMTVKEANSFLQREFSKIYSGISGTEPNSEIKLTLGDIRTIQINIMGEVSVPGTYTLSAFSTVFHALYRAGGVNRIGSLRSIKVVRDGKTFADLDVYDFIMKGKMKDDIRLQEGDVIIVDPYQSLVEIVGKVKRPMFYEMKPTETVATILNYAGGFTGDAYKKAIRLVRKSGREHQVFNVDEMDYSVFRLDDGDMITIDAVLDRFENRVEVRGAVYRAGLYQLDGTVNTVKQLIKKAEGLRGDAFLNRVIIDREHEDLSHEIIAIDLGGLLNGTIADIPLQKNDILYIPSITDLKEEETVAIYGEVANPGTFLFSKNMTIEDLLVQAGGLLEEAATTRVEVTRRIKDPKSTSFSSVLGKTFTFDIKDGFIVGGNAENFYLEPFDAVYIRKSPAYRKQQNVVVAGEVLFSGSYSLLKKNERLSDLVSKAGGVTPDAYVKGARLIRKLSDEERRRQNDAIRMAQNGEGKDSISIQKLNLSETYTVGIDLEKALANPKSDFDLVLREGDVLYIPEYVNTVKISGSVMYPNTVVYQKGKNLKFYINQAGGYGNMAKKKKVYVVYMNGTVSRLKARNASAIEPGCEIIVPSKAEKKHMAMAEILGISSTTATIAAMVATMANAFK, encoded by the coding sequence ATGCGTAGATTAATAGCACTATTCTTTTCAATCTTCATCCTCGTAGGGGGTGTTATGGCCCAGCAAATGTCGGATGATCAGGTGGTTCAATATGTGAAAGAAGCACAGAGAACTGGCAAATCGCAAAAGCAAATGACTACTGAGCTATTGCGTAGAGGAGTAACCAAAGAACAGGTTGCTCGTATACAAAAAAAATATGCCGAGCATAGTACTGCTGCAGATGGAGTGGAAAACAAACCCTCTCAACTTCGTGAACGTACTTCTTTAATGACAGACGGGAAAGCTATTAGAGGTACTTCTTATGAAGAAGCAGAATTAGAAGAACAGAAAGAAATAATTGATTTAAAACGTGATGCGAAAGCTACTCCTGAAGCACCGGGAAGCAATATTTTTGGTCATAGTTTATTTTCTAGTAGAAACCTTTCTTTTGAGCCGAGTGCAAATTTGGCTACTCCGGTTAATTACCGTTTAGGCCCAGGTGATGAGGTAATTATAGATATCTGGGGGGCTTCGGAAAATACAATTCGTCAGACGATTTCTCCGGAAGGGACTATTTTAGTCCGTGGTTTAGGTCCCGTTCATCTTAGTGGTATGACTGTAAAAGAGGCGAATTCTTTTTTGCAACGTGAGTTTTCTAAAATCTATTCTGGAATTTCAGGAACTGAGCCCAACTCTGAGATAAAATTGACATTGGGTGACATTCGTACGATACAAATTAATATTATGGGGGAGGTTTCTGTACCGGGAACTTATACCTTATCTGCATTTTCCACTGTATTTCATGCTTTATATCGTGCTGGTGGTGTGAACCGTATCGGTAGTTTACGTAGTATTAAAGTAGTACGTGATGGTAAAACCTTTGCTGATCTGGATGTTTACGACTTTATAATGAAAGGTAAAATGAAGGATGATATACGCCTTCAGGAAGGTGACGTTATCATTGTAGATCCTTATCAGTCTTTGGTTGAGATTGTGGGTAAAGTTAAAAGGCCGATGTTTTATGAGATGAAACCTACAGAGACTGTTGCTACCATATTAAATTATGCAGGTGGTTTTACTGGTGATGCTTATAAAAAAGCCATTCGCCTTGTGCGTAAGAGCGGACGTGAACATCAGGTCTTTAATGTAGATGAAATGGATTATTCTGTTTTCCGTTTGGATGATGGAGATATGATTACAATAGATGCTGTACTGGATCGTTTCGAAAATCGCGTAGAAGTTCGTGGTGCTGTTTATCGTGCCGGTTTATATCAACTAGACGGTACAGTGAATACGGTGAAGCAGTTAATAAAGAAAGCTGAAGGATTGCGTGGAGATGCTTTCCTGAATAGAGTAATTATAGACAGAGAGCATGAAGACTTGTCTCATGAAATCATTGCTATTGATTTAGGAGGATTATTAAACGGGACGATTGCTGATATTCCTTTGCAGAAAAATGATATCCTGTATATTCCAAGTATTACTGATTTGAAAGAAGAAGAAACGGTTGCAATTTATGGTGAAGTTGCTAATCCGGGTACTTTCCTTTTTTCTAAGAATATGACTATTGAAGATTTACTTGTTCAGGCGGGTGGTTTGTTAGAAGAAGCTGCAACAACAAGAGTTGAAGTAACTCGTCGTATTAAAGATCCTAAGAGCACTTCATTCAGTAGTGTTTTGGGCAAAACATTTACTTTTGATATAAAAGATGGTTTTATTGTTGGAGGAAATGCTGAAAACTTCTATTTAGAACCTTTTGATGCTGTTTATATTCGTAAAAGCCCTGCTTATCGCAAACAACAGAATGTGGTTGTTGCGGGTGAAGTACTTTTCTCTGGTAGTTATTCTCTATTGAAAAAGAATGAGCGTTTGTCTGACTTGGTTAGCAAGGCTGGTGGTGTAACTCCGGATGCTTATGTAAAAGGAGCTCGGTTAATCCGTAAATTGTCCGATGAGGAAAGGCGTCGTCAGAATGACGCTATCCGTATGGCTCAGAATGGTGAGGGTAAGGATTCCATATCTATACAGAAATTAAATCTGTCAGAGACCTATACTGTAGGTATTGATCTGGAGAAAGCTTTAGCTAATCCAAAGTCTGATTTTGATTTGGTTTTGCGTGAGGGAGATGTACTGTATATTCCGGAATATGTGAATACTGTAAAAATCAGTGGTTCGGTCATGTATCCTAATACCGTAGTGTATCAGAAGGGAAAGAATCTGAAATTCTACATTAATCAAGCGGGGGGGTATGGCAATATGGCAAAGAAGAAGAAAGTTTATGTAGTTTACATGAATGGTACGGTATCTCGTCTGAAGGCAAGAAATGCCAGTGCTATAGAACCGGGATGTGAAATTATTGTTCCCAGCAAGGCTGAAAAGAAACATATGGCGATGGCTGAAATTTTGGGTATTAGTAGTACAACTGCTACAATTGCAGCAATGGTAGCAACTATGGCTAACGCTTTTAAGTAA
- a CDS encoding UpxY family transcription antiterminator, whose product MEKANNDMMMDENSRSWYVLYTAPRLERKLMQHLTVAGYKTYCPMQTIYVNWNGKAKEIIVPFFSGCVFVEGDLKDMTPVVASQKAAFLVNTDGKELTIVSDKANLPGKFAQLLK is encoded by the coding sequence ATGGAAAAAGCAAACAACGATATGATGATGGATGAAAATTCGCGTAGCTGGTATGTATTGTACACAGCGCCAAGATTGGAACGTAAATTGATGCAACACCTTACTGTTGCCGGATATAAGACTTATTGTCCTATGCAAACAATTTATGTGAACTGGAATGGAAAGGCAAAGGAAATTATTGTTCCTTTTTTCTCCGGTTGTGTTTTTGTAGAGGGAGATCTTAAGGATATGACCCCTGTTGTAGCTTCTCAAAAAGCGGCATTTTTAGTGAATACTGATGGCAAAGAGCTTACCATAGTATCTGATAAGGCAAACCTTCCAGGAAAGTTTGCCCAATTATTGAAGTAA
- a CDS encoding DUF4434 domain-containing protein, with amino-acid sequence MKTSSRRDFLKKAALAGASALVAPGLLATEEKEVISFSSSPGGETDEFIIPKNNGLKITGTFLDEISHDIPHQNWSEREWEQDFRHMKNIGIDTVIMIRSGYCKFITYPSKYLLGKGCYMPSFDLVDMYLRLAEKYQMKFYFGLYDSGKYWDTGDLSWEIEDNKYVIDEVWKQYGEKYKSFGGWYISGEISRKTKGAIDAFRAMGKQCKDVSAGLPTFISPWIDGKKAVMGTDKLTKEDAVSVQEHEREWNEIFDGIHEVVDACAFQDGHIDYDELDAFFTVNKKLADKYGMKCWTNAETFDRDMPINFLPIKFDKLRMKLEAAKRADYDKAITFEFSHFMSPQSAYLQAGHLYDRYKEYFNIK; translated from the coding sequence ATGAAAACAAGCAGTCGCAGAGATTTTCTGAAAAAGGCCGCACTGGCAGGAGCTTCCGCCTTAGTAGCTCCTGGATTGCTGGCAACTGAAGAGAAAGAAGTGATATCTTTCTCTTCATCGCCCGGTGGTGAGACTGATGAATTTATTATTCCTAAGAATAATGGATTGAAAATAACAGGAACCTTCTTAGATGAGATTTCTCATGATATTCCTCATCAGAATTGGAGTGAAAGAGAGTGGGAGCAGGATTTTCGTCACATGAAAAATATTGGGATTGATACTGTTATTATGATTCGTTCCGGTTATTGCAAGTTTATTACTTATCCTTCTAAATATTTGCTTGGTAAAGGATGCTATATGCCATCTTTCGACTTAGTCGATATGTATCTCCGTTTGGCGGAGAAATATCAGATGAAATTTTATTTCGGTTTGTATGATTCTGGGAAGTATTGGGATACGGGTGATTTATCTTGGGAGATTGAAGATAATAAATACGTTATTGATGAAGTTTGGAAGCAATACGGTGAAAAATACAAGAGTTTTGGCGGGTGGTATATCAGTGGTGAGATCAGCCGTAAGACTAAAGGGGCTATTGATGCTTTCAGGGCAATGGGAAAACAATGCAAGGATGTCTCTGCAGGTCTTCCTACTTTTATTTCTCCTTGGATTGACGGAAAAAAGGCTGTGATGGGAACTGACAAGTTAACTAAAGAAGATGCAGTTTCAGTTCAGGAACATGAAAGAGAGTGGAATGAGATTTTTGATGGGATTCACGAAGTAGTTGATGCTTGTGCTTTTCAGGATGGGCACATTGACTATGATGAATTGGATGCTTTTTTTACAGTGAATAAAAAGCTGGCGGATAAATATGGTATGAAATGTTGGACGAATGCAGAAACATTTGACCGTGATATGCCAATCAACTTCTTACCGATAAAGTTTGATAAACTCCGGATGAAGTTGGAAGCTGCAAAACGGGCTGACTATGATAAGGCCATAACTTTTGAATTCTCTCACTTTATGAGTCCACAATCAGCTTACTTACAGGCGGGACACTTGTATGATAGATATAAAGAATACTTTAATATAAAATAA
- a CDS encoding AGE family epimerase/isomerase: MDLKKLADQYKDELLDNVLPFWLEHSQDHEHGGYFTCLDRKGNVFDTDKFIWLQGREVWLFSMLYNKVEKRQEWLDCAIQGGEFLKKYGHDGNYNWYFSLDRTGRPLVEPYNIFSYTFAVMAFGQLSLATGNQEYADIAMKTFDIVLSKTNNPKGKWNKLYPGTRELKNFALPMILCNLAMEIEHLLDKGCLEKTMEVCIHEVMEVFYRPELGGIIVENVLANGELSDSFEGRQVTPGHDIEAMWFIMDLGKRLNRPDLIEKAKNITLTMLDYGWDKEFGGIYYFMDRKGCPPQQLEWDQKLWWVHIETLISLLKGYQLTGDKQCLDWFEKVHEYTWSHFKDNEYPEWYGYLNRRGEVLLPLKGGKWKGCFHVPRGLYQCWQILEDITKVV; this comes from the coding sequence ATGGATTTGAAGAAATTAGCGGATCAGTATAAGGATGAACTGTTGGATAATGTTCTTCCTTTCTGGTTAGAGCACTCCCAGGATCACGAGCATGGTGGGTATTTTACCTGTCTGGACCGGAAAGGGAATGTTTTTGACACAGACAAATTTATTTGGTTACAGGGTCGTGAAGTATGGTTGTTTTCAATGCTTTATAATAAGGTAGAGAAACGCCAGGAATGGTTGGACTGTGCTATTCAGGGAGGTGAGTTTCTGAAAAAATATGGTCATGATGGAAATTATAACTGGTATTTTTCTCTTGATCGTACAGGACGTCCCTTGGTGGAACCTTATAACATTTTCTCATATACCTTTGCTGTAATGGCATTTGGACAACTCAGCCTGGCTACGGGAAACCAAGAGTATGCGGATATAGCGATGAAGACTTTCGATATTGTACTATCGAAGACCAACAATCCTAAGGGAAAATGGAATAAACTTTATCCGGGTACACGTGAGTTGAAGAATTTTGCTTTGCCGATGATCCTATGTAATTTGGCTATGGAAATAGAGCATTTGCTGGATAAGGGTTGTCTGGAAAAGACGATGGAAGTATGCATCCATGAAGTTATGGAAGTTTTTTATCGTCCGGAACTTGGAGGCATTATTGTAGAGAATGTTCTGGCAAATGGAGAACTTTCCGATTCTTTCGAAGGACGCCAGGTTACTCCGGGCCATGATATTGAGGCAATGTGGTTCATTATGGATCTTGGGAAACGTCTGAACCGTCCGGATTTGATTGAAAAGGCGAAGAATATAACTTTGACGATGCTTGATTATGGTTGGGACAAAGAATTTGGCGGTATCTATTATTTCATGGATCGTAAAGGATGTCCACCCCAACAATTAGAATGGGATCAGAAATTGTGGTGGGTTCATATTGAAACTCTGATTTCATTGCTCAAAGGTTATCAACTGACCGGAGATAAGCAATGTCTCGATTGGTTTGAAAAGGTACATGAATATACATGGAGCCATTTCAAAGATAATGAATATCCGGAATGGTATGGTTATCTGAATAGAAGAGGTGAGGTGTTATTGCCCCTGAAAGGTGGAAAGTGGAAAGGTTGTTTCCATGTTCCCAGAGGACTTTACCAGTGCTGGCAAATTTTAGAAGATATAACTAAGGTCGTATGA
- a CDS encoding ADP-ribosylglycohydrolase family protein, whose product MKIRNYLLSSCLIAALCSCGTSQKENLNLTLSKDTLFDKVKGAWAGQILGCTYGGATEFQYLSTIIPDSVVMPWGNGEIKKWFDGGGGLYDDVYVDLTFVETFERCGLDAPVDSFAAAFLAKEYPLCHANQQARYNLLQGLSPHASGYWKNNPHANCLDFQIEADFAGIMSPGMVNSAVDFCDRIGHIMAYGDGWYGGVYVAAMYSLAYVSDDIEYIVTEGLKAIPQQSRFYACMTDVINWHKQYPDDWKKCWEEIEKKWGTNDIACPDGVEVPFNIETYVNGAYIILGLLYGQGDFEKTIDISTRAGQDSDCNPASSGGILGTMLGYNRLPEKYKVEIAIVEDMPFNNTVSFNKGSELSYGQALQMIEREGGKVGENEVKINFQKPVPAKLEISFEGLKLDKKVTVDNWIANFPTVEFDGIGTVIKGELKGDNVPEDYVAELEVYFNDKLVEICKLPLKYNHRKHELFFNYEQPYGKYKVTCKWTNPVKGADIWVRDVITYTTDK is encoded by the coding sequence ATGAAGATTAGAAATTATTTATTGAGTAGCTGTCTTATAGCAGCATTGTGTTCGTGCGGTACTTCTCAAAAGGAGAACCTGAACCTCACCCTATCGAAAGACACGCTATTCGATAAGGTAAAAGGAGCTTGGGCCGGACAAATCTTAGGATGTACCTATGGGGGGGCAACAGAGTTTCAGTATTTGTCAACCATAATTCCTGATTCTGTGGTTATGCCATGGGGAAATGGGGAAATTAAGAAATGGTTTGATGGTGGAGGTGGTCTTTATGATGATGTTTACGTAGATCTGACATTTGTAGAGACTTTTGAAAGGTGTGGATTGGATGCTCCTGTCGATTCTTTTGCGGCAGCATTCTTAGCTAAAGAATATCCATTGTGTCATGCAAACCAGCAGGCTCGTTATAACCTGTTGCAAGGTTTGTCTCCCCATGCCAGTGGATATTGGAAAAACAATCCTCATGCCAATTGCTTGGATTTTCAGATTGAAGCTGACTTTGCAGGTATTATGTCGCCGGGTATGGTGAATAGTGCAGTGGATTTTTGTGACCGTATCGGACATATCATGGCTTACGGTGATGGATGGTATGGCGGAGTATACGTAGCTGCCATGTATTCTTTGGCTTATGTAAGCGATGATATTGAATACATCGTGACGGAAGGTTTGAAAGCGATCCCCCAGCAAAGTCGCTTCTATGCATGCATGACTGATGTTATAAACTGGCACAAGCAATATCCGGATGATTGGAAAAAGTGCTGGGAAGAGATTGAGAAAAAATGGGGAACTAATGATATTGCCTGCCCAGATGGTGTTGAAGTACCTTTTAATATTGAAACCTATGTAAACGGGGCCTATATCATTTTGGGATTGCTTTACGGTCAGGGCGACTTTGAAAAAACAATTGATATTTCTACACGTGCAGGACAAGATTCCGATTGTAATCCGGCTTCTTCCGGAGGCATTTTGGGGACCATGCTTGGTTATAATCGCCTTCCGGAGAAATATAAGGTCGAAATAGCAATTGTTGAAGATATGCCTTTCAATAATACTGTGAGCTTTAATAAAGGTTCTGAGTTGAGTTATGGACAGGCTTTGCAGATGATAGAAAGAGAAGGTGGAAAAGTTGGTGAGAATGAAGTTAAGATCAACTTTCAGAAACCAGTTCCTGCAAAATTGGAAATCAGCTTTGAAGGTTTAAAACTTGATAAGAAGGTGACTGTGGATAATTGGATTGCTAACTTTCCGACTGTAGAGTTCGACGGTATAGGAACTGTTATTAAAGGGGAACTCAAGGGTGATAATGTTCCTGAAGATTATGTTGCAGAATTAGAGGTCTATTTTAATGATAAACTAGTAGAAATCTGCAAGTTACCGTTGAAGTATAACCATCGCAAACATGAGCTGTTTTTTAATTACGAACAGCCTTACGGAAAATACAAAGTGACTTGCAAATGGACTAATCCAGTGAAAGGAGCAGATATTTGGGTAAGAGACGTCATTACTTATACAACAGATAAATAG
- a CDS encoding ROK family transcriptional regulator, with protein MYQQFLKEIEMGSKNALIKKRIITYYIYNGSSTIPDLSKELDLSIPTVTKLIGEMFDEGYINDYGKLETSGGRHPHLYGLNPQSGYFIGVDIKKFSINIGLINFKGDMVDLKMDIPYNFENSLEGMNELCSLILNFIKKLSIDTEKILNINVNVSGRVNPESGYSFSQFNFEERPLADVLSERLGYTVTIDNDTRAMTYGEYMQGCVKGEKDIIFVNVSWGLGIGIIIDGKIYKGKSGFSGEFGHISTFDNEIICHCGKKGCLETEASGSALHRTLLERIKKGENSILSERINMENPLTLDEIIAAVNKEDVLCIEIVEEIGQKLGKQIAGLINIFNPELVIIGGTLSLTGDYITQPIKTSVRKYSLNLVNKDSVITTSKLKDKAGIVGACMLARSRMFEGAN; from the coding sequence ATGTATCAGCAATTCCTAAAAGAAATAGAAATGGGGTCTAAAAACGCCCTTATAAAAAAAAGGATTATCACCTATTATATATATAATGGTAGTTCTACAATTCCTGATCTCTCTAAAGAGTTAGATCTGAGTATCCCTACTGTCACTAAATTAATAGGTGAAATGTTCGATGAAGGTTATATAAATGATTATGGGAAACTGGAAACAAGTGGAGGACGCCACCCGCATCTATACGGCTTGAATCCTCAATCCGGTTACTTTATTGGAGTAGATATAAAAAAATTCTCCATCAACATCGGATTAATCAATTTCAAAGGAGATATGGTAGATCTCAAAATGGATATTCCTTATAATTTTGAGAACTCTTTGGAAGGAATGAACGAGCTTTGTAGTCTTATTCTCAATTTCATCAAGAAACTTTCAATTGACACTGAAAAGATTCTTAATATCAATGTCAATGTATCAGGTCGGGTAAACCCAGAATCCGGATATAGTTTCAGCCAGTTCAATTTTGAGGAACGTCCTCTTGCAGATGTATTAAGTGAAAGACTAGGATATACTGTCACAATCGACAATGATACACGAGCAATGACCTACGGAGAATATATGCAAGGATGCGTTAAAGGAGAAAAGGATATTATTTTCGTAAATGTCAGCTGGGGATTAGGAATCGGAATTATTATAGATGGAAAAATCTACAAAGGAAAATCTGGATTCTCAGGAGAATTTGGGCATATCAGCACATTTGATAATGAAATCATCTGCCACTGTGGAAAGAAAGGCTGTCTGGAAACAGAAGCTTCCGGCTCAGCATTACACCGTACTCTGCTGGAACGAATAAAGAAAGGAGAAAATTCTATTTTATCCGAACGGATTAATATGGAAAACCCATTGACATTAGATGAGATTATAGCAGCAGTAAACAAAGAAGATGTGCTATGCATTGAAATTGTTGAAGAAATCGGGCAAAAATTAGGTAAACAAATTGCCGGTCTTATAAATATCTTTAATCCCGAGTTAGTAATAATCGGGGGAACATTATCTCTAACCGGAGACTACATTACGCAACCTATAAAAACATCAGTACGAAAATACTCCTTAAACCTCGTGAATAAAGACTCAGTTATCACAACATCCAAGTTAAAAGATAAAGCCGGCATTGTAGGTGCATGCATGCTGGCACGAAGCCGAATGTTTGAAGGTGCTAATTAG
- a CDS encoding WbuC family cupin fold metalloprotein, with protein sequence MMKLISEELLDSVSHEARENSRLRMNYNFHESLDAPIHRLLNALEPGTYLPPHRHTDKEETYVVLRGSLLTFFYDDLGNVIEKVNLNPSVGVYGVEISSATWHSIIALEPGTVIFEIKSGPYKPLPPEDIAPWAPAPSDLEGAAVFMKRMLEV encoded by the coding sequence ATGATGAAGTTGATTTCAGAAGAACTGTTGGATAGTGTGTCCCATGAAGCACGAGAGAATTCTCGTTTGCGTATGAATTATAATTTTCATGAATCATTGGATGCACCTATTCATCGCTTGCTTAATGCATTAGAGCCGGGAACGTATCTTCCTCCTCATCGTCACACTGATAAAGAGGAGACTTATGTAGTATTACGTGGAAGTCTGTTGACTTTCTTTTATGATGATTTAGGTAATGTCATAGAAAAAGTTAACCTAAATCCATCGGTTGGAGTTTATGGGGTGGAGATTTCTTCCGCTACTTGGCATAGTATTATTGCTTTAGAGCCAGGCACTGTGATTTTTGAAATCAAAAGTGGCCCTTATAAACCACTTCCTCCCGAAGATATTGCGCCATGGGCGCCTGCACCCTCCGACTTGGAAGGTGCGGCTGTGTTTATGAAACGAATGTTGGAGGTCTAA
- a CDS encoding Wzz/FepE/Etk N-terminal domain-containing protein gives MGEENKLNTLPQQPEEQEIDLIELAKKVWAERKLVFKACGYAALVGLIVAFSIPREYSTSVTLAPESTGKTSGGSMGALAAMAGINMGSSVGEDALYPDLYPDIVSSTPFLTELFDVRVKDDKEKVDTTLYVYLDEHQRAPWWGAIISAPFKVLGWTISLFKDDEVEGTGTLDPFRLTKDEADIAEALSKRIAVSVDKKTGVTTLTVTMQDPLISASLTDTVMHRLQNYITEYRTNKARHDLAFTEKLYTEAKANYTDAQSKYASFVDANQNIILLSYRAEQERLQNEMSLAYNVYTQVAQQLQMAKAKVQEITPVYTVVQPATVPLRPSKPSKPMILIGFVFLAGVGSVGWILFIKDLLKGWKKQTTI, from the coding sequence ATGGGTGAAGAAAACAAACTGAATACACTTCCTCAACAACCAGAGGAACAGGAAATAGACTTGATTGAACTTGCCAAGAAAGTTTGGGCAGAGCGAAAATTGGTTTTTAAAGCGTGTGGATATGCTGCGTTAGTAGGATTGATTGTTGCATTTAGCATTCCCAGAGAATATTCCACTAGCGTAACGTTAGCCCCAGAAAGCACTGGGAAAACTTCAGGAGGTAGCATGGGGGCTTTGGCTGCTATGGCTGGAATCAATATGGGTTCTTCTGTTGGAGAGGATGCTCTTTATCCGGATCTTTATCCGGATATCGTAAGTTCTACTCCGTTTCTGACTGAGTTGTTTGATGTAAGGGTCAAAGATGATAAAGAAAAGGTAGATACTACGCTGTATGTTTACTTGGACGAACATCAGCGTGCTCCTTGGTGGGGCGCTATTATTTCTGCTCCTTTTAAAGTTTTGGGTTGGACCATCTCTTTATTTAAGGATGATGAAGTAGAAGGAACTGGCACACTGGATCCTTTTAGATTAACAAAAGACGAAGCAGACATTGCCGAAGCGCTAAGTAAACGTATTGCTGTCTCTGTTGATAAGAAGACAGGTGTTACTACCTTGACGGTAACAATGCAGGATCCTTTAATTTCTGCTTCATTAACCGATACAGTAATGCACCGTCTTCAGAATTATATAACTGAATATCGGACTAATAAAGCTCGTCATGATTTGGCTTTTACCGAGAAATTATATACAGAAGCAAAAGCTAATTATACGGATGCCCAAAGTAAGTATGCATCTTTTGTAGATGCCAATCAAAATATTATTTTGTTAAGTTACCGTGCTGAGCAGGAGCGTTTGCAGAATGAGATGAGTTTAGCATATAATGTATATACTCAAGTAGCCCAACAGTTACAGATGGCAAAAGCTAAAGTACAAGAAATTACTCCGGTATATACTGTTGTTCAGCCAGCGACGGTTCCTTTGCGTCCGTCTAAGCCTAGCAAGCCCATGATTCTGATAGGTTTCGTATTTTTGGCTGGTGTCGGTAGTGTTGGATGGATATTGTTTATAAAGGATTTATTAAAAGGATGGAAAAAGCAAACAACGATATGA